In Dehalococcoidia bacterium, the following are encoded in one genomic region:
- the cysK gene encoding cysteine synthase A → MNARSSSGNIDYLHFKTIDIPRLTRGIARDSTEIIGNTPLVRLNHITQGAVADVVVKLESFNPLSSVKDRIGVSMIVTAEEQGLINKDTVVVEPTSGNTGISLAFVCAARGHKLLLTMPDTMSMERRQLLAVLGAQLVLTPGAEGMPGAIKKAEQLVAQNANYFMPQQFKNLANPEIHQLTTAEEIWRDTEGKVDIVVAGVGTGGTITGVAEVLKKRKPGFKAVAVEPAASPVLSGGKMGPHKIQGIGAGFIPAVLKLDLVDEIIKVANEDAGTTARKLASEEGILAGISSGAATWAALELARRPENKGKLIVAILPDTGERYLSTWLFQEQIQKQANAIPTT, encoded by the coding sequence ATGAACGCCAGATCTTCATCCGGTAACATAGATTATCTGCACTTCAAAACCATAGATATACCCCGCTTGACGCGCGGCATTGCCAGAGATTCCACCGAGATAATCGGCAATACGCCGCTGGTCAGGCTCAACCACATCACTCAGGGAGCGGTGGCGGACGTAGTGGTCAAACTGGAATCGTTCAACCCGCTTTCGAGCGTGAAAGACCGCATCGGCGTGTCCATGATAGTAACCGCCGAAGAGCAGGGTTTGATAAATAAGGACACAGTCGTTGTGGAACCGACCTCCGGCAATACTGGCATTTCGCTGGCCTTTGTATGCGCCGCCAGGGGACACAAACTCCTACTGACCATGCCGGATACCATGTCTATGGAAAGACGCCAGCTGCTGGCTGTGCTGGGGGCTCAACTGGTGCTCACGCCTGGGGCGGAAGGCATGCCGGGAGCTATAAAAAAGGCCGAACAACTGGTGGCGCAGAATGCCAATTATTTCATGCCGCAACAGTTCAAGAATCTGGCCAACCCCGAGATTCACCAGCTTACCACTGCCGAGGAAATCTGGCGCGATACCGAAGGGAAAGTAGACATTGTAGTGGCCGGCGTAGGAACAGGCGGCACCATCACGGGTGTTGCCGAAGTCCTCAAGAAGAGAAAGCCCGGCTTCAAGGCCGTGGCTGTAGAACCGGCGGCATCACCGGTCCTTTCGGGCGGCAAGATGGGCCCGCACAAGATCCAGGGTATCGGAGCCGGGTTTATTCCGGCGGTTTTGAAACTTGACCTGGTCGACGAAATAATTAAAGTCGCCAACGAAGACGCCGGCACAACCGCCAGAAAACTGGCGAGCGAGGAAGGCATACTGGCGGGCATCTCTTCCGGGGCAGCCACCTGGGCGGCTCTTGAACTGGCCCGGAGGCCGGAAAACAAGGGCAAACTGATAGTGGCCATCCTGCCCGACACCGGCGAGAGATACCTTTCGACCTGGCTTTTCCAAGAGCAAATTCAGAAACAGGCTAACGCCATACCGACGACATAA
- a CDS encoding XdhC/CoxI family protein — translation MEDIYKEILNAQHQGNASALATVVSVKGSTPRAGGAQMLIKQDGSIIGSVGGGCLEATVWEAARKSLKTGLPKIVDYDLTGRTDTPEGLICGGIMKVFVDVIGPKPAFNVFEEIVRLKDAGSASVLATLVSDEKRTPWSETSRILVREDGSTLGSLGDSFLDTEVQSAAAEILIGGTSKLLELQKTDQTVASLVFVEPITPQPTVYIFGAGHIGFAVSKIAKMTGFRVSVIDDRPAYACAARFPEADEFFVEDPADMVPRLNLNKVSYLVIACRGHLEDQRVLAQAVNTPAGYIGMIGSRKKTKTVFSNLKAEGVTQAALDRIHSPIGLPIATETPEEIAVSIMAEIIDIRRRKNRQETATSTAS, via the coding sequence ATGGAAGACATTTATAAAGAAATTTTAAACGCCCAGCATCAGGGAAACGCATCGGCCCTGGCCACGGTGGTCAGCGTCAAGGGTTCCACCCCGCGCGCCGGGGGCGCCCAGATGTTGATAAAACAAGACGGGTCCATCATTGGTTCCGTCGGCGGCGGATGCTTGGAAGCTACGGTGTGGGAAGCAGCCCGTAAGTCTCTAAAAACGGGACTGCCCAAAATCGTGGACTACGACCTCACTGGACGCACCGATACACCCGAAGGGCTCATCTGCGGCGGCATCATGAAGGTATTCGTGGACGTAATCGGGCCGAAACCGGCTTTTAACGTCTTCGAGGAAATCGTCCGCCTGAAGGATGCAGGCAGCGCTTCGGTACTCGCCACACTCGTCAGCGACGAAAAGCGGACGCCATGGTCCGAAACCTCCAGGATATTAGTTCGTGAAGACGGCTCGACCCTGGGTTCGCTCGGCGATTCGTTCCTGGACACAGAAGTACAGAGCGCCGCTGCTGAGATATTGATTGGCGGCACCTCCAAGCTGCTTGAGCTACAGAAGACCGACCAGACTGTTGCGAGCCTGGTTTTTGTAGAGCCCATCACGCCGCAGCCTACTGTTTATATTTTCGGAGCCGGGCACATAGGTTTCGCCGTTTCCAAGATAGCCAAGATGACCGGCTTCCGCGTGTCCGTCATAGACGACCGGCCGGCTTACGCCTGCGCCGCCAGATTCCCAGAGGCGGATGAGTTCTTTGTCGAAGACCCGGCGGATATGGTGCCCAGGTTGAACTTGAACAAGGTCTCCTACCTGGTAATCGCCTGCCGCGGACACCTGGAAGACCAACGGGTGCTGGCGCAGGCGGTCAACACGCCCGCCGGCTATATCGGCATGATTGGTAGCCGAAAGAAGACCAAAACGGTGTTTTCCAATCTGAAAGCGGAAGGCGTAACTCAAGCCGCACTCGACCGCATTCATTCGCCCATAGGCCTGCCCATAGCGACAGAAACGCCGGAGGAAATTGCCGTCAGCATCATGGCCGAAATCATCGATATCAGGAGACGCAAAAACAGGCAGGAGACGGCAACCTCTACGGCATCATAA
- the nifS gene encoding cysteine desulfurase NifS: protein MKRIYLDYAATTPADPEVVKAMLPYFTESFGNPSSLYSYGQENKVVLDEAREKIARAIGAHSDEIIFTSGGTEADNTALAGVAWANKEKGHHIITTAIEHHAILETCHFLGNNGFDITIVPVDHNGIVNPDDIKKAITPKTLLISVMHANNEVGSIQPIEEIGRIAKEAGVYMHTDAVQTVGHIPVDVNRLGVDLLSLSAHKLYGPKGVGLLYARRGTRIASYLHGGSQEKGRRAGTENVAGIVGLSKAVELAMNDLGDEMRRQTLLRDRLIKGLLDNIELVHLNGHPTQRLPNNVNVSIDYVEGESMLLNLDLEDICVSTGSACSSTSQEPSHVLTAMGVPPEKAHCSLRLTLGKWTTEADIERVLGIMPQIVARLRSMSPLMKAGK, encoded by the coding sequence ATGAAAAGAATCTATCTTGATTATGCGGCCACCACCCCCGCCGACCCGGAGGTGGTGAAGGCCATGTTGCCCTATTTTACGGAGTCGTTCGGCAATCCCTCCAGTCTTTACTCCTACGGTCAGGAGAACAAGGTCGTGCTGGATGAGGCCAGAGAGAAAATCGCACGAGCCATCGGCGCGCATTCCGACGAAATTATCTTCACCAGCGGAGGAACCGAAGCCGACAACACCGCCCTGGCAGGCGTGGCCTGGGCCAACAAAGAAAAAGGCCACCATATTATAACAACCGCCATCGAGCACCACGCCATCCTCGAAACCTGCCATTTTCTGGGTAACAACGGTTTCGACATAACCATTGTCCCTGTCGACCACAACGGGATTGTGAATCCGGATGATATAAAGAAAGCCATTACTCCCAAAACCTTGCTTATTTCGGTCATGCACGCCAACAACGAGGTGGGCAGTATCCAGCCTATAGAGGAGATCGGTAGAATCGCCAAAGAAGCAGGTGTGTATATGCACACCGATGCGGTACAGACCGTGGGACACATACCCGTGGATGTCAACCGGCTGGGCGTGGACCTGCTTTCGCTCTCGGCGCACAAGCTCTACGGTCCCAAGGGCGTGGGGCTGCTGTACGCCCGCAGGGGAACCCGCATCGCTTCATATCTGCACGGCGGGTCTCAAGAAAAGGGGAGGCGCGCCGGCACAGAGAACGTTGCCGGCATCGTAGGCCTATCCAAGGCGGTAGAGCTGGCCATGAACGACCTTGGCGATGAAATGAGGCGCCAGACGCTTCTGCGGGACAGGCTGATAAAGGGATTGCTCGATAATATAGAGCTAGTCCATCTGAACGGCCATCCCACGCAGAGGCTGCCCAATAATGTGAATGTCAGCATTGACTATGTGGAAGGCGAGTCCATGCTGCTCAACCTCGACCTCGAGGATATCTGCGTCTCCACAGGGTCGGCTTGCAGCTCCACCAGCCAGGAGCCCTCGCATGTGCTGACGGCCATGGGCGTCCCGCCCGAAAAAGCGCACTGCTCGCTGCGCTTAACACTGGGTAAGTGGACCACAGAGGCGGATATCGAGCGCGTTCTGGGAATAATGCCTCAGATAGTGGCCAGACTGCGGTCTATGTCTCCCTTGATGAAAGCAGGGAAATAG
- a CDS encoding iron-sulfur cluster assembly scaffold protein: MAGFYNEKVIDHFKNPRNVGVIKNPDAVGYVGEPAWGIDAELYLRIESGIIIDAKSKAFGCGATIAAGSVVTEMIKGKSLDEIAGITNEDVDRALGGLPASKSHCARLGRELIQAALKDYRERHKNA; encoded by the coding sequence TTGGCCGGATTTTACAACGAAAAGGTAATCGACCACTTCAAAAACCCGCGTAACGTGGGGGTTATCAAAAACCCCGACGCCGTGGGCTATGTCGGGGAACCGGCTTGGGGCATCGACGCCGAGCTTTATCTGAGGATTGAAAGTGGCATCATCATTGACGCCAAATCCAAAGCTTTCGGCTGCGGGGCCACCATCGCCGCCGGCTCTGTCGTTACCGAGATGATAAAGGGTAAAAGTCTGGACGAGATAGCCGGCATCACCAACGAGGATGTGGACCGGGCGCTGGGCGGCCTGCCGGCTTCCAAGTCGCACTGCGCCAGGCTGGGCCGCGAGCTGATACAGGCGGCGTTAAAGGATTACCGCGAACGCCATAAGAATGCTTAG
- a CDS encoding aminotransferase class V-fold PLP-dependent enzyme → MPKVYLDHISANPVLPEVVQAMLPFVAERYGNASSLHSWGQAARDCVEAARSQVAALIGALPSEIIFTSSGTEANNLAIKGLALANEKKGKHILCSAIEHASVLNPARALKKYGFELELIPVDRHGLVDPDEVKRRLRADTVLVSVMQANNEIGTIEPLAEIAAFTREKGVVFHTDAVASAGNIPVNVSKLGVDALSLSANQFYGPAGAAALWLRRGVRATPILDGGFQEDNRRAGSENVAGIIGMGKAAELAAARMSERMSQLTALRDRLLAGIPARIERVVATGHPTLRLPGHASFCIEFIEGESMLLWLDASGVAVSSVSACTSRALKTSHVLLATGMEQALAQGSVVFSLGVNNTVKDVDYVLETLTGIVNNLRQMSPLYAKFIKGVS, encoded by the coding sequence ATGCCTAAAGTATATCTGGACCATATTTCCGCCAATCCCGTGCTGCCTGAGGTAGTTCAAGCGATGCTCCCGTTCGTCGCCGAGCGCTACGGCAATGCGTCCTCGTTGCATAGCTGGGGGCAGGCCGCCCGCGACTGCGTGGAGGCGGCCAGGTCACAGGTGGCCGCCTTAATCGGAGCGTTACCTTCGGAAATCATTTTTACCAGCAGCGGCACCGAGGCCAATAATCTCGCAATAAAAGGGCTGGCGCTGGCAAACGAGAAAAAGGGCAAGCACATTCTATGTTCTGCCATTGAACATGCGTCCGTGCTCAACCCGGCCAGAGCGCTCAAAAAATACGGCTTCGAGCTGGAGCTTATCCCGGTGGACAGGCACGGGCTGGTGGACCCGGATGAGGTAAAACGCCGCTTGAGAGCGGACACGGTGCTGGTGTCGGTGATGCAGGCCAACAACGAAATCGGCACCATCGAACCGCTAGCCGAAATCGCCGCTTTCACCCGTGAAAAAGGCGTTGTGTTTCACACCGACGCCGTGGCTTCGGCGGGAAATATTCCGGTCAACGTCAGCAAGTTGGGTGTGGATGCCCTGAGCCTGTCTGCCAACCAGTTTTATGGCCCGGCGGGGGCTGCCGCTCTGTGGCTGCGCCGCGGGGTAAGAGCCACACCTATCCTGGACGGAGGCTTCCAGGAAGATAACCGCCGCGCCGGCAGCGAAAATGTGGCCGGAATCATCGGCATGGGAAAAGCGGCAGAGCTGGCAGCCGCCAGGATGTCAGAGAGGATGTCGCAACTGACCGCTTTACGCGACCGCCTGCTCGCCGGGATTCCCGCCCGCATAGAGCGCGTGGTAGCAACCGGGCATCCGACCCTCAGGCTTCCGGGACATGCCAGTTTCTGTATAGAATTCATCGAGGGCGAATCTATGCTGCTGTGGCTGGATGCCAGCGGCGTGGCCGTTTCCAGCGTATCCGCCTGCACCTCCAGGGCGTTAAAAACCTCGCACGTGCTGCTGGCGACAGGCATGGAACAGGCGCTGGCCCAGGGCTCGGTAGTCTTTTCTCTGGGTGTAAACAACACCGTTAAAGATGTCGATTACGTGCTGGAGACTTTGACTGGAATCGTAAACAATCTGAGGCAGATGTCCCCGCTATATGCTAAATTCATTAAAGGAGTTTCTTAG
- the nifU gene encoding Fe-S cluster assembly scaffold protein NifU translates to MYSDKVMDHFMHPRNVGEIADADGIGEMGNPVCGDMMTFYIKVENNRLTDVKFKTFGCGAAIAVSSMTSEMAIGKTLEEAMLITPQSVADELGGLPKVKFHCSNLGADALHQAIDDYRKKKGLPPLSSSEHDHGHDHDDEAEGEAPSCDAPCKV, encoded by the coding sequence ATTTATTCAGACAAGGTGATGGACCATTTCATGCACCCGCGCAACGTGGGCGAAATAGCCGACGCCGACGGGATAGGCGAAATGGGCAACCCCGTATGCGGCGACATGATGACCTTCTATATCAAGGTCGAGAATAACCGCCTGACAGACGTTAAGTTCAAGACTTTCGGCTGCGGAGCCGCTATTGCCGTCTCCAGCATGACCAGCGAGATGGCCATCGGGAAAACGCTGGAAGAAGCCATGCTCATAACGCCGCAGTCGGTGGCTGACGAGCTCGGAGGGCTGCCCAAGGTCAAGTTTCACTGCTCCAACCTCGGCGCGGACGCCCTGCACCAGGCTATTGATGACTACCGCAAAAAGAAAGGACTGCCTCCCTTATCATCCTCCGAACATGACCACGGGCATGACCACGACGATGAGGCCGAAGGCGAAGCTCCTTCGTGTGATGCCCCCTGCAAAGTCTGA
- a CDS encoding DUF3343 domain-containing protein, giving the protein MDRQQKPKFKGDGIITFHDVPVALKAERVLKAAGIEVKLVAPPPEFRLGCALGVEILLSRKQEILELFQQKDVPISQVLNID; this is encoded by the coding sequence ATGGATAGGCAGCAGAAGCCAAAGTTCAAGGGCGACGGCATAATCACCTTTCACGACGTGCCTGTAGCCCTCAAGGCAGAAAGAGTGCTCAAAGCCGCCGGCATCGAGGTCAAACTGGTAGCGCCGCCGCCCGAGTTCCGCCTGGGTTGCGCCCTGGGTGTTGAGATTCTGCTGTCGCGCAAGCAGGAAATCCTCGAACTATTCCAGCAAAAGGACGTGCCCATTTCCCAGGTCCTGAATATCGATTGA
- a CDS encoding cystathionine gamma-synthase, which produces MRFETDAIHAGHRPDKAYGAISAPIYQTSTFAFEDVGKTRGFDYSRSGNPTRKVLEDTLAKLEGGQAGFACASGLAAESTVIHLLKAGDHVVAVEDIYGGTFRLFQDVMTHFGLEFTFIKMSSRETVESAIRPNTRMLWLETPSNPLLHIVDLEMAAAVAKKHGLISVMDNTFASPYFLRPLEFGIDIVVHSTTKYLNGHSDVIGGAIVTGTDELTQRVAFLHNALGAIAGPFDSWLVLRGIETLPVRMRQHEANATAVAHFLKSHAAVSRVYYPGLPDHPGHDIAKRQMKGFGGMVSFEMKGGREAVNKFLRNIKIFTLAESLGGVTSLAGHPVTQSHASMTKQQREKVGITEGLVRLSVGLENIDDLLEDLEQALSEASAK; this is translated from the coding sequence ATGAGATTTGAAACCGATGCTATTCACGCAGGGCACCGCCCTGACAAAGCCTATGGCGCCATCTCCGCGCCCATCTACCAGACCTCCACCTTTGCCTTCGAGGATGTCGGCAAGACCAGGGGCTTTGACTACTCGCGCTCGGGTAACCCCACGCGCAAGGTGCTGGAAGACACCCTGGCCAAACTCGAAGGCGGCCAGGCCGGTTTCGCCTGCGCCTCGGGTCTCGCCGCCGAGTCCACCGTCATTCACCTGCTCAAGGCGGGAGACCATGTGGTGGCCGTGGAGGACATTTACGGCGGCACCTTCCGTTTATTCCAGGACGTGATGACGCATTTCGGGCTGGAGTTCACATTTATCAAGATGAGCAGCCGGGAAACCGTCGAGAGCGCCATACGACCCAACACGCGCATGCTGTGGCTGGAAACACCTTCCAACCCGCTGCTGCACATCGTGGACCTCGAGATGGCCGCCGCCGTAGCCAAGAAACACGGCCTGATAAGCGTGATGGACAACACCTTCGCTTCGCCCTATTTCCTGAGGCCGCTGGAGTTCGGCATAGACATCGTGGTGCACTCCACCACCAAGTACCTCAATGGACACAGCGATGTCATCGGCGGGGCTATCGTGACCGGCACAGACGAGCTAACCCAGCGCGTGGCTTTCCTGCACAACGCCCTGGGCGCTATCGCGGGTCCCTTCGATAGCTGGCTGGTGCTGCGCGGTATCGAGACGCTGCCCGTCAGGATGAGGCAGCATGAGGCCAATGCCACCGCCGTGGCGCATTTCCTCAAAAGCCATGCGGCGGTAAGCCGAGTTTACTATCCCGGACTGCCGGACCATCCCGGACACGATATCGCCAAGCGACAAATGAAGGGTTTCGGGGGCATGGTCTCCTTCGAGATGAAGGGCGGGAGGGAGGCGGTCAACAAATTCCTGCGGAACATAAAGATATTCACGCTGGCGGAGTCCCTGGGGGGCGTTACCTCTCTGGCGGGTCACCCGGTGACGCAGAGCCACGCCTCCATGACCAAACAGCAGCGCGAGAAGGTCGGCATAACCGAGGGATTGGTGCGCCTGTCGGTAGGTCTTGAAAACATCGATGACCTGCTGGAAGACCTGGAACAGGCATTGAGCGAGGCATCCGCGAAGTAG